A genomic window from Bacillota bacterium includes:
- a CDS encoding MaoC family dehydratase, translating into MRFFNSWDEMQEGDIIEFSRTFNDGDVANFTGTTGDFNKFHIDEIAAQKCGFKKRIVPGLLTGGMLTHAGGTLLPEPYVASKMSFRFLAPVYIGETITARVKVALKQGKKLELEMICTNQNGEQVLEGNVFGKIVPLTGAASM; encoded by the coding sequence ATGCGTTTTTTTAATTCCTGGGATGAAATGCAAGAAGGAGACATAATTGAGTTTTCCAGAACTTTCAATGACGGTGATGTGGCCAATTTTACTGGTACTACAGGGGATTTTAACAAGTTTCATATAGATGAAATTGCGGCACAAAAGTGCGGGTTTAAAAAAAGAATCGTACCGGGCCTTTTAACTGGTGGTATGTTGACGCATGCCGGCGGCACACTCCTCCCGGAGCCGTACGTAGCCTCAAAAATGTCCTTTCGGTTTTTGGCACCGGTTTATATAGGAGAAACCATCACCGCTAGGGTGAAAGTGGCATTAAAACAAGGTAAAAAGCTGGAACTGGAAATGATATGTACGAATCAAAATGGCGAGCAAGTGCTTGAAGGAAATGTTTTTGGCAAAATTGTTCCTCTAACCGGTGCGGCATCTATGTAA
- a CDS encoding DUF2889 domain-containing protein — MDYLFQCFWHTSICREGKEYLKGFTEYCDSNYEMTASMLVNAKSFIVTDALLEYGRVQGEKRNMVQRLEGLEGMEAYFGCGPELRQGLKDVNDSVAISLFGENVRGIIQAETFLLSERGYASLEAYSKHWDKFYTDSCRYYSNLKHVKHSWSDYVGNDKRENIIFTRFKNQQLYRLNSGEYLVSGSLSDSFHEINVVLSLNGSGTRVIAAKSSFLRVPDAICRESVDYLRRLEGKDLIGLSKKEIAELLGKSQGCVHLIDIVHDAVTTLSLYIKQVDLKR; from the coding sequence ATGGATTATCTTTTCCAGTGTTTTTGGCATACAAGCATATGTAGGGAGGGAAAGGAATACCTGAAGGGGTTTACAGAATACTGTGATAGCAATTACGAAATGACAGCAAGCATGTTGGTAAATGCAAAATCTTTCATTGTAACTGATGCTTTGTTGGAGTATGGCCGGGTTCAGGGCGAGAAAAGAAATATGGTGCAAAGATTGGAAGGATTGGAGGGGATGGAGGCATATTTTGGCTGTGGACCAGAATTGCGCCAGGGGCTAAAAGATGTTAATGACTCCGTGGCGATTTCCCTCTTTGGCGAAAATGTACGAGGAATAATTCAGGCAGAGACTTTTTTATTAAGTGAACGGGGATACGCTTCACTGGAGGCATATAGTAAACATTGGGACAAATTTTATACCGATTCATGCCGTTACTATAGTAATTTGAAACATGTAAAACACTCCTGGAGTGATTATGTCGGCAATGATAAAAGGGAAAACATCATTTTTACCCGTTTTAAAAACCAGCAATTATACAGGCTTAATTCCGGAGAGTACCTGGTTTCGGGGTCATTAAGTGACTCTTTCCACGAAATAAATGTAGTACTAAGTTTAAATGGTTCAGGCACCAGGGTTATTGCAGCAAAAAGTAGTTTTTTGAGAGTACCTGATGCTATTTGCAGGGAATCAGTTGATTATCTAAGACGACTTGAAGGAAAAGATCTTATCGGATTATCAAAAAAAGAAATTGCCGAGCTTCTGGGTAAGTCCCAGGGTTGTGTGCACCTTATTGACATAGTTCATGATGCTGTAACTACCTTGAGTTTATATATTAAACAAGTGGATTTAAAGCGCTAG
- a CDS encoding TetR/AcrR family transcriptional regulator produces the protein MDKRNIRETILNSMEILAERKGLTGTTTDELAAEAGISKRTLYRYFISKEKVIEAMFLRLTERIEKLIREVIKSDQTPPEKLRQIALLVYENIRFMDSLAFGELQKHYPDIWSYIDDFRTARIGQLESILTEGVDLGYFRNVDSHITITAILAAVRAVINPSFICDHSISLDEAFRKVFDLFLFGINTENKK, from the coding sequence ATGGACAAGCGCAATATTAGGGAAACAATATTGAACAGTATGGAAATATTGGCCGAGCGCAAAGGGCTGACCGGAACTACAACGGACGAATTGGCAGCAGAAGCAGGTATAAGTAAGCGCACATTATACCGCTACTTCATAAGTAAGGAAAAAGTAATAGAGGCAATGTTTCTTCGTTTGACCGAGCGCATAGAAAAATTAATCCGGGAAGTCATTAAAAGTGACCAGACACCACCGGAAAAACTGCGGCAGATTGCGCTATTGGTCTATGAGAATATACGGTTTATGGATTCACTGGCATTTGGTGAATTACAAAAACATTACCCGGACATATGGTCATATATTGATGACTTTCGTACTGCACGCATAGGGCAGTTAGAAAGTATTTTAACAGAGGGAGTAGATTTAGGCTATTTCAGAAATGTGGACTCGCATATAACAATAACGGCTATTCTTGCAGCGGTTCGAGCTGTTATAAATCCTTCTTTCATATGTGACCATTCCATTTCCCTGGATGAAGCATTTAGAAAAGTCTTTGACTTGTTTTTATTTGGTATCAATACAGAAAATAAAAAGTAG
- a CDS encoding ABC transporter permease has protein sequence MRFSLLAAIARKEILHIIRDRPSLIISVAMPVLMLLLFGYAVTTDVENISLAVLDNDRHRQGHELVDAFENTGYFQPVIYVKNIDRLEDHLDEGSAKSGLVIPSGYARNLKRGEPTRVQFLVDGSDPLVARTALNVAQITAQNLGRQKQIEFLNRQGGIQLDKEPPIDMRTRAYYNPGLESLKFNVPGLIGLILQNITVMLTAFALVRERDRGTLEQLMVTPVQGFELMVGKLIPYIIIAFMDVGLVLGLGVWWFKVSIQGSLPLLLILSLLFLIFALGLGMLFSAVAKTQLQAMQMVMLFILPSVLLSGFVFPRESMPNVISYLGYVIPLTYFLEILRGIMLKGVGLTQLWRDVIPLAGFGIAVVTVASLKFRKRVE, from the coding sequence ATGCGCTTTAGTCTCCTCGCTGCTATTGCCCGTAAGGAGATATTGCACATAATAAGAGACCGGCCCAGCTTAATAATATCCGTGGCCATGCCGGTATTAATGCTTCTCTTGTTTGGATATGCTGTGACTACGGATGTGGAAAACATATCCCTGGCCGTGTTGGATAATGACCGTCACCGGCAGGGGCACGAACTGGTGGATGCTTTCGAGAATACCGGCTACTTCCAGCCTGTAATCTATGTCAAAAATATTGACCGGCTCGAAGATCATCTTGATGAAGGCAGTGCTAAATCCGGACTGGTCATACCATCTGGATATGCTCGGAATCTAAAGCGCGGGGAACCGACACGGGTCCAATTTTTAGTGGACGGCTCAGACCCCTTGGTAGCCAGGACGGCGCTAAATGTGGCCCAAATTACCGCTCAAAATCTAGGTAGACAGAAGCAAATAGAATTTCTTAATCGTCAGGGCGGCATACAGTTAGACAAAGAGCCACCCATAGATATGCGAACCCGGGCCTACTACAACCCCGGATTGGAAAGCCTAAAGTTTAATGTGCCCGGGTTAATTGGGCTGATTCTTCAGAACATTACCGTAATGCTTACCGCGTTTGCCCTGGTTAGGGAAAGGGATCGTGGAACTCTGGAACAGCTAATGGTTACTCCTGTACAGGGATTTGAGCTAATGGTAGGTAAACTAATTCCCTACATCATAATTGCCTTTATGGATGTGGGCCTGGTACTGGGACTTGGCGTATGGTGGTTCAAAGTGTCCATTCAGGGCAGTCTGCCGCTGCTTTTAATATTGTCCCTATTGTTTTTGATCTTTGCCCTGGGGCTGGGAATGTTGTTTTCGGCTGTCGCCAAAACACAACTCCAGGCTATGCAAATGGTTATGCTTTTCATTCTCCCGTCTGTTCTCTTATCGGGTTTTGTGTTTCCACGGGAATCTATGCCTAATGTTATTAGCTACCTTGGTTATGTTATACCGCTAACGTATTTCCTCGAAATTCTACGTGGTATCATGCTTAAAGGGGTGGGTTTGACTCAGCTTTGGCGTGACGTGATTCCGCTGGCAGGCTTTGGCATTGCTGTTGTTACCGTCGCCTCATTAAAGTTCCGCAAGAGGGTGGAATAA
- a CDS encoding ABC transporter ATP-binding protein, with translation MPYVIEVENLSKNFGSLQAVDNVSLQIPEGSIFGLLGPNGSGKSTTIRMLCGLMRPSGGGATVLGYDIVTGAEKIKQNIGYMNQKFSLYEDLTIKENMLFFGQIYGLSRSYAKERLSELKQEMQLDIRENQIVGTLSGGWKQRVALACAFLHEPRLLILDEPTAGVDPVSRRLFWQILSDLSRKGITVLVTTHYMDEAERCDTTALMFKGQLSAFGKPSDLIEQFAGTSSLEDVFVKLAREGAEQDAL, from the coding sequence GTGCCTTACGTGATAGAAGTCGAAAATCTAAGTAAAAATTTTGGCTCTTTGCAAGCCGTGGACAATGTCTCCTTGCAAATACCCGAAGGGTCCATATTTGGTCTGCTTGGTCCGAACGGTTCCGGCAAATCCACTACTATACGAATGCTGTGTGGCCTAATGAGGCCTTCGGGTGGTGGCGCAACTGTATTAGGCTATGACATTGTCACCGGTGCTGAAAAGATTAAGCAAAACATAGGTTACATGAATCAAAAATTTAGTCTGTATGAAGATTTGACCATTAAGGAAAATATGCTGTTTTTCGGTCAAATATACGGTCTGTCCCGCAGTTATGCCAAAGAGCGGCTGTCCGAATTAAAGCAGGAAATGCAGCTTGATATAAGGGAAAACCAAATTGTAGGTACTCTCTCCGGTGGCTGGAAACAGCGGGTTGCCTTGGCCTGCGCATTTCTACATGAACCGCGTCTGCTTATTCTGGACGAGCCCACTGCCGGAGTAGACCCTGTTTCCAGACGGCTTTTTTGGCAAATCCTAAGTGACTTGAGCCGGAAGGGGATCACCGTTTTGGTAACAACTCACTATATGGATGAGGCTGAGCGGTGTGACACAACCGCTCTAATGTTTAAGGGGCAACTTAGCGCATTCGGTAAGCCCTCAGATTTAATAGAGCAATTTGCCGGTACCTCCAGCTTAGAAGATGTGTTCGTAAAATTGGCCCGGGAAGGAGCTGAACAGGATGCGCTTTAG
- a CDS encoding HlyD family efflux transporter periplasmic adaptor subunit: MHKFSMLILLILIAFTAGCGDDGKSLKTTGTVEAEEIRIVAEVGGTIKELFVDEGSVVAGGDKVALLSSPELELKVEQAKAELRATRAKLAEAESGSRVQEIAAARQEVERIAAELKSARSDLNLQQDTLQKYRQLAEQGALTEHKLNTQANLTDKAKYRLNAVESSLEAARSKLDLLKTGVKPETIEQLRAHVDAANAAVKLHEQNLSETVLRTPMKGTVLTCNYKKGEVVKPGSEIATLGNTDDLYLYTYIPENRLDKVKAGQEVQIAVDSYPKKRFKGKVTYISPEAEFTPKNVQTKEDRVRLVFKVKLEVVNGQSYLLPGMPADVYL; the protein is encoded by the coding sequence ATGCACAAATTCAGTATGCTAATTCTTCTTATTTTAATTGCCTTTACCGCAGGATGCGGCGACGATGGAAAAAGTTTAAAGACCACCGGGACAGTTGAGGCGGAGGAAATTAGAATAGTGGCAGAAGTAGGCGGAACGATAAAAGAGCTTTTTGTAGATGAAGGATCGGTTGTTGCAGGAGGAGATAAGGTGGCCTTGCTTTCCTCTCCGGAATTGGAATTAAAAGTAGAGCAAGCCAAAGCAGAATTAAGAGCTACCCGGGCAAAGCTGGCCGAAGCAGAAAGCGGAAGCAGGGTTCAAGAAATTGCGGCAGCAAGGCAGGAAGTGGAGCGTATAGCTGCTGAGCTTAAATCGGCCCGCTCAGACTTAAACCTTCAGCAGGACACACTGCAGAAATACAGGCAGTTAGCTGAGCAAGGTGCCTTGACCGAACATAAATTGAATACTCAGGCTAACTTGACTGATAAGGCAAAGTACCGCCTAAATGCTGTGGAATCAAGTTTGGAAGCTGCCCGCAGTAAACTGGATTTGTTAAAGACCGGGGTAAAACCGGAAACCATAGAACAACTTCGGGCCCATGTAGATGCAGCCAATGCAGCAGTAAAATTGCACGAGCAAAATCTTTCTGAAACTGTGCTACGTACACCCATGAAAGGGACCGTGCTTACGTGTAATTACAAAAAAGGTGAAGTAGTAAAGCCCGGATCTGAAATTGCCACCCTGGGGAATACTGATGATTTATACCTTTATACCTATATCCCTGAAAACCGGTTGGATAAAGTTAAAGCTGGACAGGAAGTCCAAATTGCCGTGGACAGCTATCCTAAAAAGCGATTTAAGGGCAAGGTCACCTATATCTCACCGGAGGCTGAATTTACTCCTAAAAATGTGCAGACTAAAGAAGACCGGGTACGATTGGTTTTTAAAGTTAAGTTAGAAGTGGTTAACGGACAGTCTTACCTTTTACCGGGTATGCCGGCAGATGTTTATTTATAA
- the ade gene encoding adenine deaminase — protein MVLARNPLMEVTRDLVATATGKTPADKVIQNGKVVNVFTGEILNWDVAIKGDRIATVGDVSHTIGPDTEVIDAEGYYLCPGFMDGHVHVESSMVTVTQFARAVLPCGTTTIFMDPHEIANVLGMDGVKLMVEEGLNLPLKVFATMPSCVPAAPGFEDAGAVFGPEEIAEAMTWPGICGLGEMMNFPGVLAGDESVHGELKATMQAGKPITGHYSVPGDFQGLAAYGAAGIISCHESVLTQDALNRLRLGFYAKMREGSAWHDVKATVKSLTETSVDSRRAILVSDDCHPDTLLSSGHLNHVVQRAVNEGLDPIRAIQAVTINTAECFGVAQDLGAIAPGRFADILFLSDLAGVEVEKVMTDGQITADAGKMLADLPEVTYPTNVSSSVHLKEHLKADHFRIVAPTTGTGTARARVMEILEASVLNRHKTEELPVKDGGVEADSTHDIAKAAVVERHGGNGSIGLGLVQGFGLNGGAVASTIAHDSHNLLIVGMNDADMALAGNALAESGGGMVVVRDGKVLALLPLPIAGLMSDKSVEEVADRVKGVHDAWQELGCRLVSPFMTMSLLSLPVLPELRLTNRGLVDTLSFSFVDLVQS, from the coding sequence ATGGTTTTAGCCAGGAATCCATTGATGGAAGTGACCCGGGACTTGGTGGCAACGGCCACCGGTAAAACACCGGCAGACAAGGTTATTCAAAACGGTAAAGTGGTGAACGTTTTTACCGGGGAGATATTGAACTGGGATGTGGCAATTAAGGGGGACCGGATAGCCACGGTAGGTGACGTCAGTCACACTATTGGTCCTGATACTGAGGTTATTGACGCGGAAGGCTATTATCTTTGCCCGGGCTTTATGGATGGCCATGTGCATGTGGAAAGCAGCATGGTAACGGTCACTCAATTTGCGCGTGCAGTTCTTCCGTGCGGAACTACCACCATATTTATGGACCCTCATGAAATAGCAAATGTGTTGGGGATGGACGGGGTTAAATTGATGGTAGAGGAAGGACTTAACCTTCCCCTCAAAGTTTTTGCCACCATGCCTTCGTGTGTTCCTGCGGCTCCCGGGTTCGAAGATGCGGGCGCTGTTTTTGGGCCGGAAGAAATTGCTGAAGCTATGACCTGGCCCGGGATTTGCGGCTTGGGCGAAATGATGAATTTTCCTGGTGTACTGGCCGGAGATGAAAGTGTACACGGAGAGCTAAAGGCTACAATGCAGGCAGGGAAACCCATCACCGGTCATTATTCTGTGCCTGGGGATTTCCAGGGATTAGCAGCTTACGGTGCTGCCGGAATTATTTCCTGTCATGAATCCGTGCTAACTCAGGACGCGTTAAATCGCCTTCGCTTGGGGTTTTATGCCAAAATGCGAGAGGGTTCTGCGTGGCATGATGTGAAAGCTACTGTAAAAAGTTTGACCGAAACCAGTGTTGATAGCCGTCGTGCCATCTTAGTAAGCGATGACTGTCACCCTGACACTCTGTTAAGTTCAGGCCATCTGAACCATGTAGTGCAAAGAGCCGTTAACGAGGGGCTTGATCCCATTCGCGCCATTCAAGCGGTAACCATCAATACAGCGGAATGCTTTGGCGTGGCCCAGGACCTGGGAGCAATTGCCCCGGGCCGTTTTGCTGATATTCTTTTCTTAAGTGACCTGGCCGGTGTTGAAGTAGAAAAGGTTATGACCGACGGGCAAATTACAGCAGATGCCGGTAAAATGTTAGCTGACTTGCCTGAAGTTACATACCCCACCAACGTTAGTAGTTCCGTTCATTTAAAAGAACACTTAAAGGCTGATCACTTCCGAATTGTAGCTCCTACTACGGGTACAGGAACAGCCCGAGCTCGTGTCATGGAGATTTTAGAAGCAAGTGTGCTCAACAGGCACAAGACAGAGGAATTACCAGTAAAAGATGGCGGAGTTGAAGCTGACTCAACCCATGACATTGCCAAAGCGGCGGTTGTAGAAAGACATGGAGGGAATGGAAGTATAGGCTTGGGACTGGTGCAGGGATTCGGTTTAAACGGAGGGGCCGTCGCGTCAACCATTGCCCATGATAGTCATAACCTTCTCATTGTGGGTATGAATGATGCTGACATGGCTTTAGCCGGAAACGCCCTGGCAGAAAGCGGGGGCGGAATGGTGGTCGTGCGGGATGGTAAAGTGCTGGCGCTCCTACCCCTGCCCATAGCCGGTCTTATGTCTGATAAGTCGGTAGAGGAAGTTGCAGACAGGGTAAAAGGCGTTCATGATGCGTGGCAGGAGTTGGGGTGTCGGTTAGTTTCTCCGTTTATGACCATGTCTCTCCTTTCGCTACCGGTGTTGCCAGAGCTAAGACTTACTAACCGGGGGCTGGTAGATACATTGAGTTTCTCGTTTGTTGACCTGGTCCAAAGCTAA
- a CDS encoding cupin domain-containing protein, which produces MFVSNVANIDKVEVNAPGALNALKQTLIGPAQGWEGWVMRMFTLSEGGNTPRHSHAWPHINYIVSGKGILYLEGEEHVVEPGSVAYVPGGAEHQFKSKGKEDFSFICIVPEEGDV; this is translated from the coding sequence TTGTTTGTAAGTAATGTTGCCAACATTGATAAAGTTGAAGTTAACGCTCCGGGAGCACTAAATGCCCTTAAGCAAACCCTGATAGGGCCGGCACAGGGGTGGGAAGGTTGGGTAATGCGTATGTTTACCCTTTCGGAGGGGGGAAACACACCGCGGCACTCACACGCATGGCCGCATATTAATTACATTGTGAGTGGCAAGGGCATATTATACCTGGAAGGTGAAGAACATGTGGTAGAGCCAGGTTCCGTAGCCTATGTTCCCGGCGGCGCTGAGCACCAATTCAAAAGTAAGGGAAAAGAAGACTTTTCCTTTATATGCATAGTCCCGGAAGAGGGAGATGTCTAG
- a CDS encoding peroxiredoxin, which produces MHSPGRGRCLDHHSESALILSPSHKIFKYNEGGIDLSDVILSDYCFVSEPIVLDTPAPNFTAEGYYCGERQTFKLSDYRKRWVVLFFYAADFTFVUPTELAAVADHYDQFRKLGAEVLAISTDSVYAHKIFAQISPSARKVQYPLLSDPTHEISRCYGAYNPATGFATRTTLIVSPNGLIKYFCKYPLPVGRNVKEIIRVLQALQFTEASGLGAPAGWVPGRPGIKRDWDLVGKI; this is translated from the coding sequence ATGCATAGTCCCGGAAGAGGGAGATGTCTAGACCATCATAGTGAATCTGCACTAATACTCTCCCCCTCTCATAAGATATTTAAATACAATGAAGGGGGGATTGACTTGTCTGACGTTATTCTTTCAGACTACTGTTTTGTTTCTGAGCCAATAGTACTGGATACGCCGGCGCCTAATTTTACGGCGGAAGGATATTACTGCGGCGAGAGACAGACTTTCAAACTTTCTGACTACCGGAAAAGGTGGGTTGTATTATTCTTTTACGCTGCTGATTTCACCTTTGTCTGACCAACAGAATTAGCAGCCGTGGCTGACCATTATGATCAATTTAGAAAGCTTGGGGCTGAAGTACTGGCCATTAGTACCGACAGTGTATATGCTCATAAGATTTTTGCCCAAATATCACCTTCAGCCCGGAAAGTACAATACCCGCTGCTATCCGACCCTACACATGAAATTTCCCGGTGCTACGGAGCTTATAACCCGGCAACGGGATTTGCTACCCGCACAACCCTTATTGTGTCACCAAACGGGTTAATTAAGTATTTTTGTAAATATCCTCTACCGGTAGGGCGAAATGTAAAGGAAATCATTCGGGTTTTACAGGCCCTTCAGTTTACCGAGGCCTCAGGTCTTGGTGCCCCTGCCGGCTGGGTACCCGGGAGACCCGGCATCAAGAGAGACTGGGATTTAGTAGGCAAAATTTAA
- a CDS encoding DUF1287 domain-containing protein, with the protein MYDLVLLGARQEAKKGVTYDDSYQVIDYPGGDVPENRGACTDVVIRAFRHAGIDLQRLIHEDMKVHFNRYPQNWGLARPDPNIDHRRVPNQVNFFSRFGDSLTISTGKEGLQEWQWGDVVYWRFPNGLEHCGIISDRNGASGMPLVIHNAGMAVEEDCLNRWEITGHFRYPPGSMQER; encoded by the coding sequence GTGTATGACCTTGTATTGCTTGGGGCACGGCAAGAAGCAAAAAAGGGTGTTACTTACGATGACTCTTATCAAGTTATTGATTATCCTGGGGGCGACGTTCCGGAGAACCGGGGGGCATGTACGGATGTGGTCATAAGAGCCTTTCGCCATGCGGGTATAGATTTGCAGCGACTGATTCATGAAGACATGAAGGTGCACTTTAATCGTTATCCTCAAAATTGGGGATTGGCACGACCCGACCCCAACATTGACCACCGGCGGGTCCCCAATCAGGTTAATTTTTTTAGCAGATTCGGTGATTCCCTTACAATTTCCACGGGCAAAGAGGGTTTACAGGAATGGCAGTGGGGAGACGTGGTCTATTGGAGGTTTCCCAATGGACTTGAGCACTGCGGCATTATTAGCGACCGTAATGGTGCTAGCGGCATGCCCCTGGTTATCCATAATGCCGGTATGGCAGTGGAAGAGGATTGCTTGAACCGCTGGGAGATTACCGGACATTTCCGTTACCCGCCCGGTAGTATGCAAGAAAGATAA
- a CDS encoding ABC transporter permease — protein sequence MSINPVLFKELWQPFRKGKAPWILFIYLLVLGGFTLGFIYLNWRHAPMTFNPSQSQEIFAVLSVAQLILLAFVTPGLTAGTISGERERQTLDVLLITDLSPRGIVISKLVSSCAFTLLLVVATFPLYSMVLMFGGIAPAQLLSMFGFYLVTMYLFASIGMACSAFFKRTGISTITSYGITALLGAGTAFLAVFIREVTRNIYAGIDDMTFPVQFLLDINPVFALLRIMGEGPLLGQEANWVIPYWGVYLIFYLGVGTLLLLWSGRRLNPLGK from the coding sequence ATGTCCATCAATCCAGTACTGTTTAAAGAATTATGGCAGCCATTCAGGAAGGGCAAAGCACCTTGGATACTCTTTATTTACCTTCTGGTACTGGGTGGATTTACCCTGGGTTTTATTTATTTGAATTGGCGTCACGCACCGATGACATTTAACCCTTCTCAGAGTCAGGAAATATTTGCGGTCTTAAGTGTTGCTCAATTAATTCTACTGGCCTTTGTTACCCCAGGGCTCACCGCAGGTACGATCAGCGGAGAGAGGGAACGCCAAACCCTTGATGTACTGCTTATTACCGATTTAAGCCCGCGTGGCATTGTAATCAGTAAGCTCGTATCATCTTGTGCCTTTACCTTGTTATTGGTTGTGGCGACGTTTCCCCTGTATAGCATGGTACTCATGTTTGGTGGTATTGCTCCGGCCCAATTATTAAGTATGTTTGGCTTTTATTTAGTAACTATGTACTTATTTGCCTCTATTGGTATGGCCTGTTCAGCTTTTTTTAAGCGAACAGGAATAAGTACCATTACGTCTTACGGTATTACTGCTCTTTTAGGTGCAGGCACTGCCTTTTTGGCTGTATTTATCAGAGAAGTTACCCGAAATATATATGCCGGAATTGATGATATGACTTTTCCTGTGCAGTTTTTGCTTGATATTAACCCGGTGTTTGCACTACTACGCATTATGGGTGAAGGACCGCTCCTGGGACAAGAGGCAAATTGGGTAATACCGTATTGGGGTGTTTATCTAATATTTTATTTAGGTGTAGGTACACTTTTACTATTGTGGAGCGGACGCCGGTTGAACCCTCTGGGCAAATAG